The Gemmatimonadaceae bacterium genome contains the following window.
GCGAAGGCTCCACTTCGCGCGGCAGCGAGACCTCGGAGTGGTGGGCACGCGCGATGGAACGCTGGCGCGGGCGATGGGCGCGGAGGCGCGCGTGAGGATCCTGCGCCCGCTGGACCGCTATGTGCTCTCGGAGTTCTGGAAGGTGCTCGTCGCCACGGCGCTGGGCTTTCCGCTGCTGGTCATCATCATCGACGTGTCCGAGAAGCTCGACAACTACCTCGCGCGTGAGCTGACGCCGGCAGATATCGGCCTGGCGTACCTGTTCGGCATTCCGGAGACGATGTTCCAGGTGCTGCCGGCGGCCGTACTGTTTGCCACCGTCTTCACGATCGGCGGGTTCACGCGGCACAGCGAGATCACGGCGGCCAAGGCCTCGGGCATCAGCTTCCACCGTTTCATCCTGCCCATCGTGGTCGGCTCCGTGGCGGCGACGCTGATCGGCCTCGGGCTCTCGGAGATCATCCCGCCGCTGAACGCGCGGCGGCTCGAGCTGCTCAAGGAGAAACAGGTCCGCTCGGCGAACCAGCGCTCCAACTTCGCCTATGCAGCGGACGAAGGACGCGTCTACAAGATCGGCTACGCGGACGTGAACACGAAGGTGGCCACGAAGGTGGAGATCGAGCGCCGCGGCACCGGACCCGACTTCCCGCACTACGTGGTGGCCGCCACCGAGGGCGACTGGAATCCCGAGCGTGGCTGGATGCTGCGCAACGGCTACGTGCACCTGATGCCGGACTCGCTGTCGAATCTCAGCATCCAGTTCGACTCGCTGCACGACCGCCTGATGACCGAGCAGCCGGTGAACCTGATGGCGAACCCCAAGGCGCCGGCCGAGATGGGCTACCGCGACCTTGGGCGCTTCATTGCGGCAATGGAGCGCTCGGGCGCCGACGTGCGCAAGCTGCGCGTGGAGCGCATGCTCAAGATCGCCATCCCCGTGACCTGCGTGATCATTATGTTGATTGGCGCGCCGCTGGCGACCAGCACGCAGCGCGGCGGCACGGCCTACGGCGTGGCGGTGAGCCTGGCGACGACGGTGGTGTTCCTCGTGCTGCTGCAGTTGACGCAGGCAATCGGTGCCGGCGGGCTGGTGATGCCGGAGATTGCCGCGTGGTTGCCGGGGGCCTTGTTCACGGTGATCGGCACCTTCCTGCTCGTCCGCGTGAGAACCTAGATGGCGCATCGTCCCACCGAGTCCTTCCCGATCGTCCAACGCAGTGGCCTTCGCTTCTTCCGCGTGATGGGACGCGGGACACTGGGGCTGTTCGGCGGCATTGGCTCTCGGGTCCTCTTTATACGTGAGGTGGGGCGGGCCTTCCGCGAGGGCCGCACCTGGACCCGGGAGGTGTTCCACCAGATGCGGGCCATCGGCGTGGATTCCCTGCCCTTGGCCATCATGGTGGCGGCGTTCATTGGCGGCGTGATCACGATCCAGATCCGCTACCAGCTCTTCCCCGGCATCCAGCTCTCGATCGTAGGCCTGAGTTCGCGGCAGATCGTAATTCTCGAGACGGGACCGTTGCTCACGGGCCTGGTGCTGGCCGGGCGGGTGGGCGCCAAGATGACGGCCGAGATCGCGACGATGCGAGTGACGGAGCAGATCGACGCGCTGGAGACGCTGGCCTTCGACCCCGTGGCGGTGTTAATCGTGCCGCGACTGATCGCCGCGATCATCATGCTGCCCATCCTCACCGTATTCGCCGACGTCTTCGGCGTATTGAGCGGCCTGATGGCGGCGGTCACCATCACGGACGTGAAGTACGCGCAGTTCATGGAAGGCGTGCGGCTGGGCTACGAACAGTTCCAGGTCACTTATAGCCTCATCAAGGCCACACTCTTTGGCGGCGCGATCGCCTACCTCTGCACCTACGAGGGCTACACGACGCGCGGCGGCGCCGAGGGTGTGGGCCAGAGCACGGCCAAGGCGGTGGTGGTATCGTCCATCGCCATCCTCATCCTGGACGCCATCACGGCGGTCCTCCTCGCCCCTTACCTTCAGGCATGAAGCGACGCGACGAAGTGCTGGTCGGGATCGTGGCCACGGTGGCGCTGGTCCTGGCGATCATCGGCTCCCTGCTACTGGCCCGCGGCGGGTTGGCATCGGGCTATCCGGTCTATTCCGTCTTCGAATGGGGCTCCGGGCTGCGGCCGGGCCAACCGGTGCTGTTCTCCGGCGTGACGGTCGGCTACGTGTCGGACGTGGAGTTCGCGCGCAACGGCACGCTGCTGATCACGATGAAGGTGGGCAAGGAGTACCGGCTGCCCCGCACAACCGAGGCGCGAATCGTCCCGAACGGTGTGTTCGGCGACATGATGGTGGCCCTGCAGGTCGGCGGGCCGACCGACGAGGACTTCGCGGTGGGCGACACGATCCCGGCGGGGCCGCCGTCGATCGGTATCGGCGAGGTGCTGGCGCGGGTGGATTCCGTCGGCCGTGACATCCAGCTGGTCTCGAAGGCGCTCAGCGAGGAGCTGGTGACCCGCGGCGGGCTGCGCGAGATGCGGCAGACAGTCGAAAGCGCCAACCGACTGCTGGAGACGCTGACGGACGTGGCGCGCGAGCAGTCGGACGAGTTGTCCCGCACGCAGCAGGCGCTCAGGCGCGTGGTGAGCGCGGTGGACTCGGTGCAGGTGGACAGCACGGTTCGCGCGCTGGCGGGGGCCTCCGTGGCGGTGCGCACGCTGGCCAGTGACCTGCAAGAGACGACCACACGGCTCAATGGGGTGCTGGCCCGGCTTGAGGGCACGGAGGGTTCGGCGGGGCTGCTGATGAACGACCCTGGGCTCTACCGGGACACGCGGGCTTTGCTCACGCGGTTGGATTCACTGACCGCTGATTTCCAGAAGAATCCGAGGAAGTACATCAAGTTGTCGATCTTCTAGATCTGTGCGCTGAGTTCTTTGCCACAGAGGCACGGAGACACAGAGGACTGCGGATGCGGGACGAACAGCGGATGCGGGGCAAACGCTGACGGCGATGCGGGAACTGCAACGACAGCTGCTGGTGGAACTGCAAAGGCGACATTCACAGCAACTGCACTTGAAGGGGGGCTCGGCGGACAGATTTGTCCGCCGAGCCCCCTTTGATTTGCTGTTGGTGTTGCTGTTGCGGTTGTCGTTTGACTGACTTTCGCGGTTCCCGTATCGCCCCTTGCCGTTGTCCCGCATCCGCCGCCACTCCCGCATCCGCAGTTCTCTGTGCCTCCGTGCCTCTGTGGCAAAGCAGTTCCTCAGCGCACGAAAGCCAGAAAAAACCAACCGCCCCGGCCGCCGAACGAATCGGCGACCGGGGCGGCGGTGCTACTGGAGGCTAGCGCTTAGTTGAACGTGTAGCGGAAGCCGAGCTGCATGCGCCAGACGTCGTTCACGCCGGCGGTCTTCTGGAAGGTCTTGTTCATCAGCTGGCCGCCCACCACACGCATCTGATAGCGCGGCTCGCCCGCCTTCGGGCCCGTCGTCGCCGGGGTGCGGACGATCAGCGGGGAGTTGCTGACCGCGGTCTGGGCCAGACCCCAGTCCTTGTTCAGCATGTTGGTGAAGTTCAGGATGTCCAGGCGGATCTGCAGGGTGTTCTTGGAGCCCGACACGAGGCGGCTCACGTCCTGCGAGAGCGAGAGGTCCATCCGGGTGACGTTCGGCAGGAGCAGGCCGCCACGCTCCGCATACTGGCCGCGACGCGAACGGAGGTACGAGTCCTGGTTGATGTACGCCTCGAACGCGGCTTCCTGCTGCGCCACCGAGAAGGGCGTCGAACCCGTGATGGCCTCGAAGTTCATCTCCGCGATGCTGGCCGGGATGTACATCAGGTCATTCGAGGTGCCGCCGTCGCCATTCAGGTCGCCGGAGGTCACGTAGCTCGTGTTGCCGATCGTGAAGTTCTCGAGGAAGGCCGAGAACATCGTATTGCCCCAACCGAAGAAGTCGCGCGTGTACGACGCGACCATGAAGCTGCGGCGGCCCTGATAGTTGCCGGAGAAACCAACGCCCGGGTTGTTCGGGTCGCCAGTGTGCTGGTTGTTGTTCCAGCTACCGAAGGCGATCGAGCCCGGATCCACGGTGTTCTCGGCGGTGCCGTAGGCCGTGGCGATCTTCGTGTAGAAGCCGTTCATGAAGTTGCGCTCCAGCGTGAAGGCCGCGTTCATCGTGCGGCCGACATCCTGGTTCTTCAGGACGATCGCGCTGGTGATGTTGCAGTTGATGCGGTTGGCCTGGGTGCAGGCGTCGCCGACCTGGCTGAAGTAGCGCGGGCGGTTGTCCGGGCCCGGGAAGTTGCCGTCAGCCGCCGGCAGGTTGGCGTTGATGTAGTACACGCCGTTGACGTCCTGGCCCCAGATGAACTCGATCGTGGAGCGCCAGCCGCTCTCGAACTTGTGGTCGATGGCCAGGTTCGAACGCCAGACCTGCGGGAACTTGAAGCCCTTGTCCGTCAGCGCGAGCTCATACGACGGGGCGGGCGCGCCCGAGGGGCTGGCCGGCTTGTAGTGGTCCGGATCCGGGTGCCAGGGGCGGTTGAACGTGTTGTCCTGCTGCTCGAAGCCCGTCAGGATGCCGTTGTTGCCGATCTGGTTGGAGATCCAGACATACGCCGGGCGGCCGGTGAAGACGCCGGTACCACCGCGGAGGATGGTCTGGCCGTTGCCGCGCACGTCGTAGTTGAAGCCGAGGCGCGGCGAGAACAGCGGCGTCGCGTCGGGCAGCTTCTGCGTGTTGTACTGCACGCTCTGTCCGTTCTCGTCGCGGAACGTCATCGCGTTCGCGGCGGTGTTCGTGAAGCCCGTGTTGCCGAACGAAGCCATATCGATGCGCAGGCCGCCGGTCACGGTGAGGTTGTTCCGCACGCGCCATTCATCCTGCACATACACGCCCGAGAAGTTCACTTCGAGCGGCTGCACCGGCTTGGTCTGGCCCGGGATGTTGGCGTAGCGGACCTGGAAGCGGCGGAGGTCCACGGGGGACGTCGGACGCGAGCAGGTGGACCAGGTCGCGGCGTTGGTGCCGCACTGCGTCAGGAAGTCGTTCGCGTCCGTGTAGAAGTCGCTCAGTGAGCGATACACGTAGGCGCTCTGACTGCCCGGGAAGAACACGTTCTCCGACTCGTAGAGCTCGACGCTGAGTCCGAAGGTCAGGTCGTGCCGGTTGCCGTAGATCGTGAAGTTGTTCTGGAACTGGAAGCTGTTGTACCGCAGCTCGTTGTTCGGCGTGAAGGGCTCCGAGCCGAACGAGGTGTAGGTCGTGCTGCCACCGCCCGGGATGTCGCCGCCGAGGATGTCCACGAAGGGGAACAGGTTGCTGATCGCGCCACGGCTCTCGTCCTGCTTGGTGTAGCCGATGATCATCTGGTTCGACATCCGGTCCGTCAGCAGCGAGTTCCACTCACCGACCACCGAGTTGATCTTCTCGAGGATGGTGTAGTTGGAGTTCTGGAAGCCGAGCCAGTTGTTGTTGCGGGTGCGGCCGAAGCCGAGCGACGACGAGGTCGACGTCAGCACGTCCGTCTCGGAGTCGAGGTTCGTCCAGCGCACCGAGAACTTGTTCCGCTGGCTGAGCGCGTAGTCGACCTTCGCGGTGATGCGCGTCGACGGCGTCAGGCCCGGATAGCCCTCGTAGCCACCGGTGTTGTAGCCGAAGTTCGTGCCGAGGTAGTTGCTCAGCGTGTTCATGTCCGACTGCAGAACGCGCGTGACGTTGCCGACCGGCGCCTCGCCGCCGAGGTTCGAGCGGAACGTCGTGGCGGGGGACGACAGCTCGTCCGTCTCGTAGCTCACGAAGAAGAACAGCTTGTCCTTGAGGATTGGGCCGCCGACACGGAAGCCCCACTGGTCGAAGGAGAACGACCCTGGGCTGAAGGTATTCGAACCCGCCTTCGTGCCGACGAAATCGTTCGAGCGCGTGAGGTAGTAGAGCGAGCCCGTGAAATCGTTGGTGCCGGACTTGGTCACCGTGTTCACCGCGGCGCCGACGAAGGCACCCTGGCGCACGTCATAGGGCGCGATGTTCACCTGCACGGCCTCGATCGCGTCGAGCGAGATCGGGGCGACGCCGGTGCGGTCACCGGGCTGCCCGCCGAGGCCGAACGAGTTGTTGAAGTACGAACCGTCCACCGTGATGTTGTTCAGGCGGTTGTCCTGGCCGGCGAACGAGCTGCCGCTCGACTGCGGCGTCAGGCGCGTGAAGTCGGCGAGACGACGCGTGATGGTCGGCAGCTGCTCCAGCTGGTCGCGACGGATGCTGGTCGCGGCACCAGTACGCGTCGAGCTCAGCTCGCCGCCCTCCGAGGTGATGGTCACCTGGCTCAGCTGCGTCGCCACGGCCGACATCCGGAACTCGAGGTCCACCGCGACGCCGAGCGTCACGGTCACATCCTCGCGGGCCTGGCGGGCGAAGCCGATCATCGTCGCGGCCACGCTGTAGGGGCCGCCGATACGCATGCCCGGAATGTTGAACCGTCCATCGGCGCGGGTCACGGCCACGTACTGCGTGCCGGAGGGCAGATGGACGGCTAGGACTCGAGCGCCTTCAATAGGCTGGTTCTCGTCGTTCGTCACGGTGCCACGCATAGAGCCGGTGGTCACCTGCGCCGACGCGAGGTGGGTGAACGCGCCGGCGGCGAGGGCCGCGACAGCGAGTGTCACCCGGAAGATCCAACGCTTCATCTTTTGTGTTCCTCGGTGGTTGGGATCCATCGATCCAACACCGGCCCCCGCCCTTGGCGAGGCTACCGGACTTGGCGCGAAAAATATAGCGCGAAGCTCGCCAGTTCGCCGCTATGCGGTCAACGCCAGCCCACCGAGTGCAACCGAACCGTTACCGGTTGCGCCCGACGGTCAGCCAATAGACCGGTGCACCGGCTAGGCAGACCCCCAGCACCCCAATGGTCTGCCAGCGACTCGCGGGGTTCAGGATGGCATTCCCAAGCAGGTAGAGCACGGCGAGCATAAACACCAGCGGCACCACCGGATAGCCCGGCACACGGAAACTCGGCGCGTAGTCCGCACGCTTCCGCAGCCTGAAAATCGACGCTACTGCCAAGAAATAGAACGGCAGGAAGGCGGTCACGAAGGCGTCCGCCAACTGCTCGAAGGTCCGCATCAGCACGAAGAGCGCGCCGAGGGCCGCGGTGAGCAGGATGGCCACCCAGGGCGTGCCCAGCTTGGGGTGCACGCTGGCCACCGGGCGGAAGAACAGCCCATCGGATGCCATCGCGAAGAAGATGCGCGGGCTCGTGAACAGCACGGCGTTCAAGGTGCCGAAGGTGGACACCATCACCGTCACGGAGACGAACACGACGCCGCCGGCGCCGATCACGATCTCCGCCACGTCAGCCGCGACCAATCGCGAGGTCCGCATCTCCTCGATCGGAAGCACCGTGAGATACGCGACGTTCGCCAGCAGATAGATCGCCATCACCATCAGCGTGCCACCGATCAGCGCCCGCGGCAGGTTGCGCTGCGGGTCCTGCACCTCGCCACCGTTGTAGGCCACGTCGGCCCAGCCATCAAAGGCCCAGAGCGTGCTGACCAGCGCGAGCCCGAACGCCGGGATGCTGATGCTCTCGGGCGGCACCGCCGGCGTGAAGTGCGAGAAGCCGTTGGCCGGCAGGCCCACGATCAGCGCCACGACGACGATAAACAGCAGGCCGCCGTACTTGGCCAGCACGGTCACGTTGGTGAACGTCGCGCCCACCCTCGCGCCGGCGATGTTGAACGTGGCCGTCAGCAGGATGGCCGTCGCCGCCGCGTAGCGCACGGGCATCACCGCGTTCAGGTCCCAGCCCATCACGCGGAAGAAGTACTCGGCGCAGGTGATGGCGATGGCTCCCAGCGAGGCCGCGCGGATCATCACCAGCTGGCTCCAGCCGAAGAGGAAGGCCGCAAGGTCGCCCCAGGCCTCCTTCAGGAACACGTAGATGCCGCCTGTCTTCGGCAGCGCGCTCGCCACCTCGGCGATCGTCAGCGCGCCGCAGATGGCAAAGATGCCCCCGGCGATCCACGCCGAGAGCATTGGGAGGGGGCCGGGCAGTCGGTCCGCGATGCCCGCCGGCGAGCGGAAGATGCCCGAGCCGATGGTGGAGCCGATGACGACGGCGATGGCGCTCCAGAGGCCGATGCTGCGCTGCAGCTCAGGGGCGCGGGGCGCCGCGGGAGTGGAAGACATCACGCGAAACTACGCGCGAGGGCTCCCTGAAGGGAGGTGGTATGGCGATAATTCACCCGATGTCCGCGCCGCTCCCGACCCTCATCTTCGTTGTCGCCGCGCTGGCCGTCGTCCTCGGACAGATCATGATCCTGCGGTCGACGGCCCGTGCCTGGCAGGCCGCCGGCGGCCCCGTGCCGCTCATCGAGCGCGCCTTTGCCTGGCTGCCGGCGCTGGTGCTCGTGCTCGTGCTCTGGTTGTCGTGGCGGGCCACCGTCGCGCCGCCGGTGATGGAACTGGAGTTCGCGGCCACGGCCTCCGGGGCGGGGCTGTGACCGCACCCGCAACTACGCCGGCGCCGCGAAGCCTCGCGAACGACCTGATCGCGCTGACCAAGCCGCGCATCATTTCGCTGCTGCTGGTCACCACCGTGGCGCCGATGTATGTGGCGGGCGTTCCCACGCTTGGCACGGTGCTGCTCGTGATGCTCGGCGGCTACCTGATGGCCGGCGGCGCGAACGCCGTGAACATGTACATCGACCGCGACATCGATCCGTTGATGGCGCGCACGAAGCTGCGGCCGATCCCCAGCGGGCGGATGCACGCCACCGCGGTGCTGGCCTTCGGCGTGTTGATCGCCACGGCGGCCACCTGGATGCTGGCGCGCTATGTCAACGTGCTCACGGCGGCGTTGGCATTGGCGGGCTTCTACTTCTACGTGTTCATCTACACGCGCTGGCTCAAGCGCGCGTCGCCGCAGAACATCGTGATCGGCGGTGCGGCCGGTGCCTTCCCGCCGCTCGTCGGCTGGGCAGCGGTGACGGGGCGGCTGGATCTCACGGCCTGGTTCCTGTTCCTCATCGTCTTCTATTGGACGCCGCCGCACTTCTGGGCTTTGGCGCTCAACAAGCAGCGCGACTACGGCACGGCCGGCGTGCCGATGGCGCCCCTCGTGTGGGGCGAGCGCGAGACGATCGAGCAGATGTGGTGGTACAGCGTGCTGCTCGTGGGGCTGACGCTGATGCCGGTGGCGTTTGGCGCCTTCGGGTGGTTCTACCTGGCGAGCGCGGCGCTGCTGGGCGCCCTGCTGCTGCGCGGCGTCTGGCGCGTGCGCTCCGCGACCGCCGAGGCGCGCGTGAAGCCCTCGTGGTGGGTGTACGGCTACTCGCTGCTGTATCTGGCGCTGCTGTTCCTCGCGATGGCGCTGGACCACCGCGTGTTCGGCGCCTGATCAGATCACGATCAGCTCGCGCTGGATCTCTCCCGGCGTGATGACGAGTCCGTCGGGTCCGAGGAACGCATTCACCTCGGTGCGCATCCCGAACTCGCCCGGCAGGTAGATCCCGGGCTCGATCGAGAAGCCGACGCCCGGCAGCAGCACGCGTTCGTCGCGCGTCTCGAGGTCGTCGAGGTTCGGCCCCATCCCGTGCAGGCCCCGCGCGTCGATCGAGTGCCCCGTGCGGTGCGTGAAGTACTTCCCGAAGCCACGCGCCTCGATCACTGCACGACTGGCCGCATCCGCCTCTCGACCGGCAATCGGCTTTCCTGCGCCGACCCGCTCCCTCAGCACGGCGATAGCCGCATCGCGCGCGTCGCGAATTGCCGCCCAGACTTCCTGATGCCTCGCGGCGGGCGTTCCGACGACCGCCATCCAGGTCTGGTCCGCCCACATCGCGCCGGGTCGATTGTCGGGCTCGGTGGCCCAGAGGTCAATCAACACCACGTCGCCCGCCACGATGCGTCGCGGCGCATCCGCCGAGGGCTCATAGTGCGGGTTCGCGGCGTTCTCGCTGGCTGAGACGTTGGGGCCGTGGTCGGTCCAGAGACCGTCGACGGCGAAGCGCTCCTGGATGAACGCCATCACCTCGTGCTCGTGGATGGCCTTGCCCGCCTTGATTGCGTCGCCGATGCGGGCAAAGGCGGCGTGGGCGTAGGTCCGCAGCAGTTCCGCGTGCTTGCGGTGCGAGGCCATCTCCTCGGCGCTCCAGACCGCGAAGAACTGCGTGACCAGCCCGCCGCTGGTCACCACCTCCGCGCCGGCGGCGCGGATCATCTCCAGCACGCCGGCCGGCACGCGGTCCACCACCGGCACGGCATCGCCGGGCGAGTACTCCATCGCGATGCGCTTGCCCTTGACCAACGTGGGCAGCTCCTGCTCCAGCGCGCGCCAGGCGCTGTACACGCGCTTCTCCCAGGCCGCTGGCCACTGGGCCCAGGGGCTCTGCTCGATGGCGTGCGTGATGGCCACCGGCGTCCCCTCGGCAGGAAGCCACGCGAAGATCCGTCGTGAGACCATGCCGCGCAGGCCGAGGACAGACGAGGCCACGGGGTTGAGCCCGCGGAAGTCGTAGATGAGCCAGCCATCGAGGCCGGCGCCACGGAGCGCCGCCTGCACGGCGGGGAGCGAGCGTTCGCTGAGCATCGTTAGGCCACCACGCGCCACTGGGCGCGCCATTCGCAGGTTCCCTCGCCACGCGAGGCGCACCTGACGTGTTCGACTGCGCCCAC
Protein-coding sequences here:
- a CDS encoding MCE family protein, giving the protein MKRRDEVLVGIVATVALVLAIIGSLLLARGGLASGYPVYSVFEWGSGLRPGQPVLFSGVTVGYVSDVEFARNGTLLITMKVGKEYRLPRTTEARIVPNGVFGDMMVALQVGGPTDEDFAVGDTIPAGPPSIGIGEVLARVDSVGRDIQLVSKALSEELVTRGGLREMRQTVESANRLLETLTDVAREQSDELSRTQQALRRVVSAVDSVQVDSTVRALAGASVAVRTLASDLQETTTRLNGVLARLEGTEGSAGLLMNDPGLYRDTRALLTRLDSLTADFQKNPRKYIKLSIF
- a CDS encoding heme o synthase; this translates as MLRCSSGARGAAGVEDITRNYARGLPEGRWYGDNSPDVRAAPDPHLRCRRAGRRPRTDHDPAVDGPCLAGRRRPRAAHRARLCLAAGAGARARALVVVAGHRRAAGDGTGVRGHGLRGGAVTAPATTPAPRSLANDLIALTKPRIISLLLVTTVAPMYVAGVPTLGTVLLVMLGGYLMAGGANAVNMYIDRDIDPLMARTKLRPIPSGRMHATAVLAFGVLIATAATWMLARYVNVLTAALALAGFYFYVFIYTRWLKRASPQNIVIGGAAGAFPPLVGWAAVTGRLDLTAWFLFLIVFYWTPPHFWALALNKQRDYGTAGVPMAPLVWGERETIEQMWWYSVLLVGLTLMPVAFGAFGWFYLASAALLGALLLRGVWRVRSATAEARVKPSWWVYGYSLLYLALLFLAMALDHRVFGA
- a CDS encoding amino acid permease, whose protein sequence is MSSTPAAPRAPELQRSIGLWSAIAVVIGSTIGSGIFRSPAGIADRLPGPLPMLSAWIAGGIFAICGALTIAEVASALPKTGGIYVFLKEAWGDLAAFLFGWSQLVMIRAASLGAIAITCAEYFFRVMGWDLNAVMPVRYAAATAILLTATFNIAGARVGATFTNVTVLAKYGGLLFIVVVALIVGLPANGFSHFTPAVPPESISIPAFGLALVSTLWAFDGWADVAYNGGEVQDPQRNLPRALIGGTLMVMAIYLLANVAYLTVLPIEEMRTSRLVAADVAEIVIGAGGVVFVSVTVMVSTFGTLNAVLFTSPRIFFAMASDGLFFRPVASVHPKLGTPWVAILLTAALGALFVLMRTFEQLADAFVTAFLPFYFLAVASIFRLRKRADYAPSFRVPGYPVVPLVFMLAVLYLLGNAILNPASRWQTIGVLGVCLAGAPVYWLTVGRNR
- a CDS encoding ABC transporter permease; its protein translation is MAHRPTESFPIVQRSGLRFFRVMGRGTLGLFGGIGSRVLFIREVGRAFREGRTWTREVFHQMRAIGVDSLPLAIMVAAFIGGVITIQIRYQLFPGIQLSIVGLSSRQIVILETGPLLTGLVLAGRVGAKMTAEIATMRVTEQIDALETLAFDPVAVLIVPRLIAAIIMLPILTVFADVFGVLSGLMAAVTITDVKYAQFMEGVRLGYEQFQVTYSLIKATLFGGAIAYLCTYEGYTTRGGAEGVGQSTAKAVVVSSIAILILDAITAVLLAPYLQA
- a CDS encoding LptF/LptG family permease, which produces MRILRPLDRYVLSEFWKVLVATALGFPLLVIIIDVSEKLDNYLARELTPADIGLAYLFGIPETMFQVLPAAVLFATVFTIGGFTRHSEITAAKASGISFHRFILPIVVGSVAATLIGLGLSEIIPPLNARRLELLKEKQVRSANQRSNFAYAADEGRVYKIGYADVNTKVATKVEIERRGTGPDFPHYVVAATEGDWNPERGWMLRNGYVHLMPDSLSNLSIQFDSLHDRLMTEQPVNLMANPKAPAEMGYRDLGRFIAAMERSGADVRKLRVERMLKIAIPVTCVIIMLIGAPLATSTQRGGTAYGVAVSLATTVVFLVLLQLTQAIGAGGLVMPEIAAWLPGALFTVIGTFLLVRVRT
- a CDS encoding TonB-dependent receptor is translated as MKRWIFRVTLAVAALAAGAFTHLASAQVTTGSMRGTVTNDENQPIEGARVLAVHLPSGTQYVAVTRADGRFNIPGMRIGGPYSVAATMIGFARQAREDVTVTLGVAVDLEFRMSAVATQLSQVTITSEGGELSSTRTGAATSIRRDQLEQLPTITRRLADFTRLTPQSSGSSFAGQDNRLNNITVDGSYFNNSFGLGGQPGDRTGVAPISLDAIEAVQVNIAPYDVRQGAFVGAAVNTVTKSGTNDFTGSLYYLTRSNDFVGTKAGSNTFSPGSFSFDQWGFRVGGPILKDKLFFFVSYETDELSSPATTFRSNLGGEAPVGNVTRVLQSDMNTLSNYLGTNFGYNTGGYEGYPGLTPSTRITAKVDYALSQRNKFSVRWTNLDSETDVLTSTSSSLGFGRTRNNNWLGFQNSNYTILEKINSVVGEWNSLLTDRMSNQMIIGYTKQDESRGAISNLFPFVDILGGDIPGGGSTTYTSFGSEPFTPNNELRYNSFQFQNNFTIYGNRHDLTFGLSVELYESENVFFPGSQSAYVYRSLSDFYTDANDFLTQCGTNAATWSTCSRPTSPVDLRRFQVRYANIPGQTKPVQPLEVNFSGVYVQDEWRVRNNLTVTGGLRIDMASFGNTGFTNTAANAMTFRDENGQSVQYNTQKLPDATPLFSPRLGFNYDVRGNGQTILRGGTGVFTGRPAYVWISNQIGNNGILTGFEQQDNTFNRPWHPDPDHYKPASPSGAPAPSYELALTDKGFKFPQVWRSNLAIDHKFESGWRSTIEFIWGQDVNGVYYINANLPAADGNFPGPDNRPRYFSQVGDACTQANRINCNITSAIVLKNQDVGRTMNAAFTLERNFMNGFYTKIATAYGTAENTVDPGSIAFGSWNNNQHTGDPNNPGVGFSGNYQGRRSFMVASYTRDFFGWGNTMFSAFLENFTIGNTSYVTSGDLNGDGGTSNDLMYIPASIAEMNFEAITGSTPFSVAQQEAAFEAYINQDSYLRSRRGQYAERGGLLLPNVTRMDLSLSQDVSRLVSGSKNTLQIRLDILNFTNMLNKDWGLAQTAVSNSPLIVRTPATTGPKAGEPRYQMRVVGGQLMNKTFQKTAGVNDVWRMQLGFRYTFN
- a CDS encoding aminopeptidase P family protein, coding for MLSERSLPAVQAALRGAGLDGWLIYDFRGLNPVASSVLGLRGMVSRRIFAWLPAEGTPVAITHAIEQSPWAQWPAAWEKRVYSAWRALEQELPTLVKGKRIAMEYSPGDAVPVVDRVPAGVLEMIRAAGAEVVTSGGLVTQFFAVWSAEEMASHRKHAELLRTYAHAAFARIGDAIKAGKAIHEHEVMAFIQERFAVDGLWTDHGPNVSASENAANPHYEPSADAPRRIVAGDVVLIDLWATEPDNRPGAMWADQTWMAVVGTPAARHQEVWAAIRDARDAAIAVLRERVGAGKPIAGREADAASRAVIEARGFGKYFTHRTGHSIDARGLHGMGPNLDDLETRDERVLLPGVGFSIEPGIYLPGEFGMRTEVNAFLGPDGLVITPGEIQRELIVI